GACCCAGGTCCGAAAACCTGGGGTGGACGAGCACTCCCGAAAACAGGGTGGTCAGGAACGTGACCAGCAGGAGAAGCCCCTGGCTCGGTCGCAAGGGCTCCTCCTCGCCACGGATGCGTGCCGGGTAGCCGTCCAACCGTCAGTCGAAGAAATGGCTGGAGGGCTTGAACTTGATGGTCTTTCCCGGGGGGATCTGGACCGACTCGCCGGTCTTCAGGTTTCGGCCCACCCCGCGCTTGCGTTCCTTGACGCTGAAGACTCCGAATCCGCGGAACTCCACCCGCTCGCCCTGCGCCAGCGCGTCCCGGATCGCGTCAAACACGAGGTCCACCGAATCTTGCGCCCTCAAGCGTGGAAGGTCGGCCACTTTGGAAACTTCCGCCACGATGTCTGCCTTGATCATTGCCCTCTCCTTCGGTCCCAGGGCGGTGTACTATAGGGCCCGCCCTCCCCCCTGTCAAGACGGGTGTCGGCGTCCCGAGACGCCGGAACGCCCTTGGGTGGAAAGGTCACTTCTTGTAAGAGGAGACAGCCTCGTCAAAGCTCTCGTAGTACTCGAAGACGGTGGCCAGCTGGGTGATGGTGAGAAGATCGTGGATCTTCTTGGTCAGGTTCACGAGCTTCAGGGTGGCGTCGTGGTGGCGGGCCGTGGTATAGGCCGCGACGAGCTCCCCCAGCCCCGTGGAATCCATGAAGGACACGCCGCCCAGATCCACGAGAATCTGCTTCTTCCCCTGCTCCAGGAGCCCCTTGATCAAGTCCCTCATGGTGACGTCCCCGCCGCCCATGGTGATCGAGCCCTTGAGCTCCAGGACGCTGATTCCGCTCTTTTCGTAGACGCGATGGTTCATCATTCGTCTGCCTCCTTGTCCTTTGCAGAATCGAGATCCACGGACATGCAGATGCCGAAGCGGCCGTCCGCGGAACGTGCGAAATCGGCATGGTCTGTAAATTGTCGGATCAGGAAGATGCCGCGCCCATTGGGCTTGAACAGGTTTTCCGGACGGCGGGGGTCCGACAGGACGCCGGGGGAGAAGCCCGCCCCCTCATCCCACACCCGGATCGTGAAGACGGACCCGGAAACTTCCATTTCCACCTCGACCCATTTGGTGAAGTCGTTCTTGTTCCCGTGCAGAACCGCGTTGTTCACGGCCTCCCTGAGGGAGAGGGCGATCCAGTCCAGCCTCTCCGGAGGGAGGGGGACCAGCCGGGCGACCTGTCCGAGGACGGTGTGAAAAAGATCCGAGTAGCGAAGGTGGGAGCGGACGCGGATGCTGATCTTGAGGTCGTTCCGGGTTTCAGGCCCCACGTCGTCCCCCGTCCCGATGGAAGGAGTCCCGGTCTCTCAACCTGGAGGCGCCGCGGATAATTCCTGAACGCGGGTCCGATCCGGCTCCGCAGCCGCAACGGATCGGGACGGCGCCTGGGTCCCGCCCGAGACGGAGGGGACGATGGGTCAGACCGAAGGGAACCCGCACTCCATTGGCCTCCAGGGTGTGGATTATAGGGTAGGGAAGGAGAAGGGTCAAACCCGCGGCAACCCCGCTCCAGAACCTCAAGCGGACCACTCGATCCGGTTCTTGCCCGCCTGCTTGGCGCGGTACAGGGCCTCGTCGAGCCGCCGGAG
The sequence above is drawn from the Acidobacteriota bacterium genome and encodes:
- a CDS encoding STAS domain-containing protein → MMNHRVYEKSGISVLELKGSITMGGGDVTMRDLIKGLLEQGKKQILVDLGGVSFMDSTGLGELVAAYTTARHHDATLKLVNLTKKIHDLLTITQLATVFEYYESFDEAVSSYKK
- a CDS encoding ATP-binding protein — protein: MGPETRNDLKISIRVRSHLRYSDLFHTVLGQVARLVPLPPERLDWIALSLREAVNNAVLHGNKNDFTKWVEVEMEVSGSVFTIRVWDEGAGFSPGVLSDPRRPENLFKPNGRGIFLIRQFTDHADFARSADGRFGICMSVDLDSAKDKEADE
- a CDS encoding HU family DNA-binding protein; this translates as MIKADIVAEVSKVADLPRLRAQDSVDLVFDAIRDALAQGERVEFRGFGVFSVKERKRGVGRNLKTGESVQIPPGKTIKFKPSSHFFD